A portion of the Microlunatus phosphovorus NM-1 genome contains these proteins:
- a CDS encoding acyl-CoA dehydrogenase family protein: MSEIESPAYDVSVHESPAYDVSGPATAYLSALQPVLDEVIVPAAEDVDRDHLFPRQGVQALVDAGLGGLLIPREFGGPDAGLVVYAEVLARIAAACGSTSTVYMTNLHCAHPIVLGGRVDQQRRWVPALGSGQAFGATALTESEAGSDVASMRTYARRDGDSYVINGSKMFISNGDVADVLVLFATVDPALGRDGITAFLLDTAHLSGFGVGRPMDKLGQRGASTVPLSFDHCRVPADAVLGEVGRGWALLLQAVLRSRISAAAQGVGFATGAFETVVAYCAKHGLLTARNRAAQDLQFDLAALRAEISAARALLLHACAATDAVAAAGGADPTALLAEVKLHCTRVGVQVAARCLELLGGEADRLDVGLERRLRDAKITEIYDGTNQVQSMLIARDLRFSPTAMSALDTRP, from the coding sequence ATGAGCGAGATCGAATCCCCTGCGTACGACGTTTCTGTGCATGAATCCCCTGCGTACGACGTCTCTGGGCCAGCGACCGCGTACCTGTCCGCGCTGCAACCCGTGCTGGACGAGGTCATCGTGCCGGCGGCCGAGGATGTGGACCGGGATCACCTCTTCCCTCGGCAGGGCGTCCAGGCGCTCGTCGACGCGGGGCTCGGCGGTCTGCTGATTCCTCGGGAGTTCGGCGGGCCGGATGCCGGACTGGTCGTCTATGCCGAGGTCCTGGCGCGGATCGCCGCCGCGTGCGGGTCAACATCCACCGTCTACATGACGAATCTGCACTGCGCCCATCCGATCGTGCTTGGCGGCCGAGTGGATCAGCAGCGGCGCTGGGTCCCGGCGCTCGGATCGGGTCAGGCCTTCGGTGCGACGGCCCTCACCGAGTCCGAAGCGGGTTCGGACGTCGCCTCGATGCGGACGTACGCGCGCCGCGACGGCGACAGCTATGTCATCAACGGCAGCAAGATGTTCATCTCCAATGGCGACGTCGCCGACGTCCTCGTCCTGTTCGCCACCGTCGACCCGGCGCTCGGTCGGGACGGGATCACGGCCTTCTTGCTGGACACCGCCCACCTATCGGGATTCGGCGTCGGCCGGCCGATGGACAAGCTCGGGCAGCGCGGCGCCTCGACGGTGCCGCTGAGCTTCGACCACTGCCGGGTACCGGCGGACGCCGTGCTCGGGGAGGTCGGGCGGGGCTGGGCCCTGCTGCTCCAGGCGGTGCTCAGATCTCGGATCAGCGCCGCCGCCCAAGGGGTCGGCTTCGCGACCGGTGCCTTCGAGACCGTGGTCGCGTACTGCGCCAAGCACGGCCTGCTGACCGCGCGGAACCGAGCAGCCCAGGATCTCCAGTTCGACCTGGCCGCGCTGCGGGCGGAGATCAGTGCGGCCCGCGCGCTGCTGCTGCACGCCTGCGCGGCCACGGACGCCGTCGCTGCTGCCGGCGGTGCCGATCCCACCGCGCTGCTGGCGGAGGTGAAGCTGCACTGCACCCGCGTGGGCGTCCAGGTCGCTGCCCGATGTCTCGAGCTGCTGGGTGGGGAGGCAGATCGACTCGACGTCGGGCTCGAGCGCCGGCTGCGGGATGCGAAGATCACCGAGATCTACGACGGCACGAACCAGGTCCAGAGCATGCTCATCGCGCGGGATCTCAGGTTCTCGCCGACCGCGATGTCGGCTCTCGACACTCGGCCCTGA
- a CDS encoding wax ester/triacylglycerol synthase domain-containing protein, translating to MTDPTSVDGRRLGGMSAATWRAAVHRPLLRSAMTGVFVLDEAPDPDALRVRMEGITRQFPALRSRIIDSPSQFGSPRLVPDPAFDLSLHLAHYLMPAPGSWQQVLQHVRRHSLTDLDRDRALWRATLIDGLHDARSAVILVVHHAICDGQGLVKIITGLLDHDHTDTDLATGVQVPAGSSQSKSSFRSPGVDHVRHGRAAQAHEAMSKHARRVIASRSRASGVLRLAGSTRQIGQIHSAPLSTLLTGRSATYAARTLDLVFPSLRAVAKQHGGSINDAFLTGLSGGIGRYHEASGSPAGKLRINVPVSFRRETDRVDDNTQAIARIVLDASEANDDIRFAAAQRAMAAARREPLLPHMDLVAEASKLLPIDAIVAMSRGSDLTASNVPGPPMPVRLGGSRVERIYPVVATMGAAANITLLSYAGKWCSIGVTVDEAAVEQPDLFVECLAQGFTDLGVDVPADPFDPLSISRG from the coding sequence ATGACCGACCCGACATCGGTGGACGGACGACGTCTGGGAGGTATGAGCGCCGCGACCTGGCGGGCTGCGGTGCACAGACCGCTTTTGCGATCGGCGATGACTGGCGTCTTCGTCCTGGATGAGGCGCCCGACCCCGACGCACTGCGCGTACGGATGGAGGGGATCACTCGACAGTTCCCTGCGTTGCGGAGCCGCATCATCGACTCGCCTTCCCAATTCGGCTCACCACGGCTGGTGCCGGACCCCGCCTTCGATCTCTCGCTGCATCTCGCTCACTATCTGATGCCGGCTCCCGGCAGCTGGCAGCAGGTGCTGCAGCACGTACGTCGCCACAGCCTGACTGATCTGGATCGAGATCGGGCTCTGTGGCGGGCCACCCTGATCGACGGGCTCCACGACGCCCGGTCGGCGGTGATCCTCGTCGTGCACCACGCCATCTGCGACGGTCAAGGGCTGGTCAAGATCATCACGGGGCTCCTCGACCACGACCACACGGACACCGATCTCGCCACCGGGGTGCAGGTGCCGGCGGGCTCGAGCCAATCGAAGTCCTCGTTCCGATCTCCAGGCGTCGATCACGTCCGTCACGGACGAGCCGCGCAGGCACATGAGGCGATGTCCAAGCATGCTCGCAGAGTCATCGCCAGTCGGTCCCGAGCGTCCGGCGTGCTGCGGCTGGCCGGCTCAACCCGTCAGATCGGGCAGATCCACTCCGCGCCGCTGTCGACCTTGCTCACCGGGCGCAGCGCGACGTACGCCGCTCGCACGCTCGACCTCGTGTTCCCCTCGCTCCGGGCGGTCGCCAAGCAGCACGGCGGCAGCATCAACGACGCATTCCTGACCGGTCTGAGCGGAGGTATCGGCCGCTACCACGAGGCTTCCGGCTCGCCCGCCGGCAAGCTGCGGATCAACGTACCCGTCAGCTTTCGCCGCGAGACCGATCGAGTGGACGACAACACCCAGGCGATCGCTCGAATCGTGCTGGATGCGAGCGAGGCCAACGACGACATCCGGTTCGCCGCCGCCCAACGGGCGATGGCGGCGGCTCGGCGTGAGCCGCTCCTGCCGCACATGGACCTGGTGGCCGAGGCCAGCAAGCTCCTGCCGATCGACGCCATCGTGGCGATGAGCCGAGGCAGCGACCTGACCGCGAGCAATGTCCCCGGCCCGCCAATGCCGGTCCGGCTGGGCGGTTCCCGGGTGGAACGCATCTATCCGGTGGTCGCGACCATGGGTGCGGCGGCCAACATCACCCTGCTGTCGTACGCCGGAAAGTGGTGCTCGATCGGCGTCACCGTCGACGAAGCGGCGGTCGAGCAGCCGGATCTGTTCGTCGAGTGTCTGGCACAGGGCTTCACCGACCTCGGCGTCGACGTGCCTGCCGACCCGTTCGACCCGCTGTCGATCTCGAGAGGCTAA
- a CDS encoding TetR/AcrR family transcriptional regulator, translating to MVRPRFAKLAPAQQQRILQAAVDEFAEHGFHDASLNQVIEAAGISKGSLYYYFDGKDDLYVYAVQTELQALFTRLGPFPLPSEGDADTFWSTVERYYLMLMSALVDSPQLAALIRGWIATSANPTLRRAQQEAELALGPWLQQALAAGQRVGAIRTDLPPALLIAVVSGMGQAMDTWLLIEEPDRDELPRLISALIEMIRGAVRPVAA from the coding sequence ATGGTCCGACCCCGATTCGCCAAGCTGGCGCCAGCGCAGCAGCAGAGGATCCTGCAGGCGGCTGTCGACGAGTTTGCCGAGCACGGCTTCCACGACGCTTCGCTGAATCAGGTGATCGAGGCAGCCGGCATCTCCAAGGGCTCTCTCTACTACTACTTCGACGGCAAGGACGATCTGTACGTCTATGCGGTGCAGACCGAGCTCCAGGCGCTGTTCACCCGTCTGGGACCGTTCCCGCTGCCCAGCGAGGGAGATGCCGACACGTTCTGGTCCACCGTGGAGCGTTACTACCTCATGCTGATGTCAGCGCTGGTCGACTCTCCTCAGCTGGCGGCTCTGATCCGCGGGTGGATCGCCACGTCAGCCAATCCGACCCTGCGCCGTGCCCAGCAGGAGGCGGAACTCGCACTCGGGCCCTGGCTGCAGCAAGCGCTCGCCGCCGGTCAACGGGTGGGCGCGATCCGTACCGACCTGCCGCCCGCGCTGCTGATCGCGGTGGTGTCGGGCATGGGCCAGGCGATGGACACCTGGCTGCTGATCGAGGAACCCGACCGCGATGAGCTGCCACGGCTGATCAGCGCCCTGATCGAGATGATCCGTGGTGCGGTCCGACCGGTGGCAGCGTGA
- a CDS encoding FAD-binding domain, which yields MHVLIVGAGIAGPTLAYWLLQAGHEVTLVERAPELRCGGYLVDFWGAGFDVADQMGIVPELRRRGYVMTEARAVNREGRRIASIKPTKIMGPTERYVSIARSDLADIIYRSLDGAAELIVDDTVTDLTDDGDRVRVMLESGQTRDVDLVVGADGLHSRVRRLAFGPDEQFERYLGIVVSAFEVEGYRPRDELIAKLYAEVGFQAVRVSLRDDVTLCLLTVRHDGPVPTDDRAAQEMLLRTRLAKASWEVPAMLERLSQAKTFYFDAASQIRMPTWTRGRIALVGDAAAGPSFLAGQGSALAMVEAYTLAAELAQCRDHREAFGRYQQRLVPLLVSKQDAAAGLGLAFAPKSRLQLLLRNTVMKLMGLPKVADLAMGRSFRDAVELPAFHAARA from the coding sequence ATGCATGTCTTGATCGTGGGAGCCGGGATCGCCGGCCCGACATTGGCGTACTGGCTGTTGCAGGCCGGGCACGAGGTGACTCTGGTCGAACGGGCGCCGGAGCTGCGCTGCGGCGGCTACCTGGTCGACTTCTGGGGTGCCGGCTTCGATGTCGCCGACCAGATGGGCATCGTCCCCGAGCTGCGACGGCGTGGCTATGTGATGACCGAGGCACGCGCCGTCAACCGCGAGGGGCGTCGGATCGCCTCGATCAAGCCGACCAAGATCATGGGCCCGACCGAACGGTACGTCAGCATCGCCCGCTCCGACCTGGCCGACATCATCTACCGGTCGCTCGATGGCGCCGCGGAGCTGATCGTGGACGACACCGTGACGGACTTGACGGACGACGGTGATCGCGTACGAGTCATGCTCGAGAGCGGCCAGACGCGGGACGTCGACCTGGTCGTCGGTGCCGACGGGCTGCACTCCCGTGTCCGGAGACTGGCGTTCGGGCCGGATGAGCAGTTCGAGCGTTATCTGGGCATCGTGGTGTCGGCCTTCGAGGTCGAGGGGTACCGCCCCCGCGACGAACTGATCGCCAAGCTGTACGCCGAGGTCGGCTTCCAGGCGGTTCGAGTGTCCTTGCGCGACGACGTCACGCTCTGTCTGCTGACGGTTCGCCACGATGGACCCGTGCCCACCGACGACCGCGCCGCGCAGGAGATGTTGCTGCGGACCAGGTTGGCCAAGGCGAGCTGGGAGGTGCCGGCGATGCTGGAGCGGCTGTCCCAAGCGAAGACCTTCTACTTCGACGCGGCGAGCCAGATCCGGATGCCGACCTGGACGCGTGGGCGAATCGCGCTGGTGGGCGACGCGGCGGCCGGCCCCTCGTTTCTTGCCGGTCAGGGATCAGCACTCGCGATGGTGGAGGCATACACGCTGGCGGCCGAGCTGGCCCAGTGCCGCGATCACCGTGAGGCGTTCGGCCGCTATCAGCAGCGGCTCGTTCCCCTGCTGGTGTCGAAACAGGACGCGGCCGCGGGACTTGGCCTCGCGTTCGCCCCGAAGAGTAGGCTCCAGCTTCTCCTACGGAACACGGTGATGAAGCTGATGGGTCTCCCCAAGGTCGCCGACCTCGCAATGGGCCGGAGCTTCCGCGACGCCGTCGAGTTGCCTGCGTTCCACGCCGCACGAGCCTGA
- the pdxR gene encoding MocR-like pyridoxine biosynthesis transcription factor PdxR → MELFLDPGDPRPRASQLYDQLRDAIADGRLDPGDRLTPSRIVARELGVSRSTVTEAYGRLGAEGYIEGRAGGGSVVAAAPGPVRSRPVSAALQPTARAAAVEPYAEFADVAATYDCRPGRVDPTLFPMAAWRRCMMAALDGSPGQYGDPAGSPDLRAALAHWVVRSRGVAAIAEQIFVTAGAGHAIDLVARVLLEPGDTVALEEPGYPVVAALLRSQGLRVVGIPVDDEGIVVDALPAEARLVYVTPSHQFPLGMVMSRRRRFALLDWATANGAAVIEDDYDSEFRYTARPLEPLQRLDRDGRVLYVGTFAKTLSAGLRLGFLVAPASLLSALRAIRQVSDWCPPTTTQAALTGFIAGGHLDRHLRRARTVYTERHRLMWETMGELLPAGYRRLPAVAGLHLTVRADHSARTEVPETRRALRRQGLLFSPLEPSYQFSEPAVGYLLGFAGVPTPHVVPAVRAFTTVLSEAGQPTESV, encoded by the coding sequence GTGGAACTGTTCCTCGATCCGGGCGATCCTCGCCCCCGCGCCAGCCAGCTGTATGACCAGCTGCGGGATGCCATCGCCGACGGTCGGCTCGACCCGGGAGACCGGCTGACTCCGTCACGGATCGTGGCGCGCGAGCTCGGGGTGTCCCGATCGACGGTCACGGAGGCGTACGGGCGCCTCGGTGCCGAGGGCTACATCGAGGGCCGTGCGGGCGGCGGGAGCGTGGTCGCTGCCGCGCCGGGGCCAGTCCGCTCCCGACCCGTGTCCGCCGCTCTCCAGCCGACGGCCCGAGCGGCCGCCGTCGAGCCCTACGCGGAGTTCGCGGACGTCGCGGCGACGTACGACTGCCGACCCGGACGGGTGGATCCAACCCTGTTTCCGATGGCCGCGTGGCGGCGTTGCATGATGGCGGCCTTGGATGGGTCGCCCGGCCAGTACGGAGACCCGGCCGGATCGCCAGACCTGCGTGCCGCGTTGGCGCACTGGGTGGTCCGATCACGCGGCGTAGCAGCCATCGCGGAACAGATCTTCGTCACAGCCGGCGCCGGCCATGCCATAGATCTGGTCGCTCGCGTGCTTCTCGAACCAGGCGACACAGTCGCCCTGGAAGAGCCGGGCTATCCGGTGGTCGCCGCACTGCTCCGCAGCCAGGGGCTGCGGGTGGTCGGGATCCCGGTCGACGACGAGGGCATCGTGGTCGACGCGCTGCCCGCCGAGGCCAGACTCGTCTATGTCACCCCTTCCCATCAGTTTCCGCTCGGCATGGTGATGTCTCGCCGGCGCCGATTCGCGCTGCTGGACTGGGCCACCGCCAACGGCGCGGCCGTGATCGAGGACGACTACGACAGCGAGTTCCGCTATACCGCGCGGCCGCTGGAACCGTTGCAGCGCCTCGACCGCGATGGCCGGGTGCTCTATGTCGGCACCTTCGCCAAGACTTTGTCGGCCGGGCTCCGGCTTGGCTTTCTGGTTGCACCGGCGAGTCTGCTCTCCGCTCTGCGCGCCATCCGACAGGTGAGCGACTGGTGTCCTCCGACGACCACCCAGGCAGCACTCACCGGGTTCATCGCGGGTGGACACCTCGACCGTCATCTCCGGCGAGCTCGTACGGTCTACACCGAACGGCACCGGCTGATGTGGGAAACCATGGGCGAGCTGCTGCCGGCCGGCTACCGGCGGCTACCCGCCGTGGCCGGGTTGCACCTCACCGTGCGAGCCGACCACTCGGCTCGCACGGAGGTTCCCGAGACTCGTCGTGCCCTGCGACGGCAGGGACTGCTGTTCTCTCCGCTCGAGCCCAGCTATCAGTTCTCCGAGCCGGCCGTCGGCTACCTCCTCGGATTCGCCGGCGTTCCGACGCCCCACGTCGTGCCGGCGGTCCGGGCGTTCACCACCGTCTTGTCCGAGGCCGGACAGCCAACTGAATCTGTTTGA
- a CDS encoding AAA family ATPase, whose amino-acid sequence MTVARIDDLGERLQRERVRRFVGRAAELEIFAEHLVTGGPEHTPAVLWVYGPGGVGKSSLLAAYARRARAAGRRVAEIAGGADPAAVRAALVDALGFAGPGLTRADRPVVLLDAVEHWPVGEDWLREELLPALPAQSLAVVAHRRPPGHRWLADPGWRQLLRMLPLDDLEPAAVGALLAAEGLPQRHLPAVMRLTFGHPLAVALCVEELRRADAGQIPASLAEVPALIDGLLSAVVDRPPGGAHRIALQASAHAGITTEAVLRAAMPDVPPTEVSQLWDWLRELSVVEETPTGLRPLPLARSLIDADLRRRDPEGYALLHQRLRGHLVEQVRRSAGHPAAAHQALRELLFLARPLLGDTTSRCEANSRPARATRVGPSDVQDVVDLLGRLRGGAAARTAGWWLDRYRESFRVVRDEAGGLIGVGARLPLHLVRSEDLAADPAAARMLRYVEQHAPARPGEQVLAWRFLIGGRDDADRQRGVAEVFRGWHLEDILLRSPAAWEFVTVDGGSRSWSALLQSWDFAEILGDDRPAGREITYAHDWRRVGVAAWLERTAARELGERIDDEPVAHVATLPYEDFAGSVKQALRDLHQPSALLRNPLLGSGIARARRRADPEVSPDRVLRGLVSDAAQVLKEDPRNQHLYRVLDRTYLRPAASQEKAAELLDLPFTTFRRYRDRAVASVSDWLWELDVDSGVRSA is encoded by the coding sequence ATGACGGTGGCGAGGATCGACGACCTCGGTGAGCGGTTGCAGCGAGAACGCGTTCGCCGTTTCGTCGGGCGCGCGGCCGAGCTGGAGATCTTCGCTGAGCACCTGGTCACGGGTGGTCCGGAGCACACGCCCGCTGTGCTGTGGGTGTACGGACCCGGAGGGGTGGGCAAGTCGAGCCTGCTCGCCGCATATGCACGTCGAGCCCGGGCCGCCGGCCGCCGCGTCGCTGAGATCGCGGGCGGTGCCGACCCGGCCGCGGTCCGCGCTGCACTGGTCGACGCATTGGGATTCGCCGGCCCGGGCCTGACCCGTGCCGACCGGCCGGTGGTGCTGCTCGACGCTGTGGAGCATTGGCCGGTCGGCGAGGACTGGTTGCGCGAGGAGTTGCTGCCGGCTCTGCCGGCGCAGAGTCTGGCCGTGGTCGCGCACCGCAGACCTCCCGGCCACCGTTGGTTGGCTGATCCCGGTTGGCGACAACTGCTGCGGATGCTCCCTCTTGATGACCTCGAGCCGGCTGCGGTCGGGGCGCTTCTCGCGGCCGAGGGTCTGCCACAGCGGCACCTGCCCGCGGTGATGCGGCTGACCTTTGGTCATCCGCTGGCCGTCGCTTTGTGTGTGGAGGAGCTGCGCCGAGCCGACGCCGGTCAGATCCCGGCCAGTCTGGCGGAGGTGCCCGCCTTGATCGACGGGCTCTTGTCCGCGGTCGTGGACCGACCCCCTGGCGGCGCGCACCGGATCGCGCTGCAGGCGAGTGCGCACGCCGGGATCACCACCGAAGCTGTCCTGCGAGCCGCGATGCCGGATGTCCCGCCGACGGAGGTGTCGCAGTTGTGGGACTGGCTGCGCGAGCTGTCCGTCGTCGAGGAGACGCCGACCGGGCTGCGTCCGCTGCCGTTGGCCCGCAGCCTGATCGATGCCGATCTGCGGCGCCGCGACCCGGAGGGTTATGCCCTGCTGCATCAGCGGCTGCGTGGGCACCTGGTCGAGCAAGTGCGCCGGTCGGCCGGTCATCCGGCGGCGGCGCACCAGGCGTTGCGTGAGCTGCTGTTCTTGGCCCGGCCGCTGCTGGGCGACACGACAAGCCGGTGTGAGGCCAACTCCCGACCCGCCCGGGCGACCCGGGTCGGTCCCAGCGATGTCCAGGACGTCGTCGATCTCCTGGGCCGACTCCGCGGCGGCGCTGCCGCACGAACCGCCGGTTGGTGGCTGGACCGCTATCGGGAGTCCTTCCGGGTGGTGCGAGACGAAGCCGGCGGCCTGATCGGGGTCGGGGCAAGGCTGCCGCTGCACCTGGTGCGGTCCGAGGATCTCGCCGCGGACCCGGCAGCGGCCCGCATGCTCAGGTACGTCGAGCAACACGCGCCGGCTCGGCCGGGCGAGCAGGTGCTGGCCTGGCGGTTTCTGATCGGCGGGCGAGACGATGCTGATCGGCAGCGGGGCGTGGCAGAGGTCTTCCGCGGCTGGCACCTGGAAGACATCCTGCTGCGGTCGCCGGCAGCCTGGGAGTTCGTCACCGTCGACGGGGGATCGCGGTCCTGGTCGGCGCTGCTGCAGAGCTGGGACTTCGCCGAGATTCTGGGCGACGATCGCCCCGCGGGCCGCGAGATCACCTACGCCCACGACTGGCGCCGGGTCGGCGTGGCCGCCTGGCTGGAGCGTACGGCTGCCCGCGAACTCGGCGAGCGCATCGACGACGAACCAGTCGCCCACGTGGCGACGCTGCCGTACGAGGACTTCGCGGGATCGGTGAAGCAGGCGCTGCGGGATCTGCACCAACCATCCGCTCTGCTGCGCAATCCGCTGCTGGGGTCGGGAATCGCTCGGGCACGGCGACGCGCTGACCCCGAGGTCAGCCCGGATCGGGTGCTGCGCGGCCTGGTGTCCGACGCCGCGCAGGTGTTGAAAGAGGACCCGCGGAATCAGCATCTCTACCGAGTCCTGGACCGCACCTACCTCAGGCCGGCAGCCAGCCAGGAGAAGGCGGCTGAGCTGCTCGACCTGCCCTTCACGACGTTTCGTCGTTATCGCGACCGGGCTGTCGCGTCGGTCAGTGACTGGTTGTGGGAACTCGACGTCGACAGCGGAGTGCGCTCTGCCTGA
- a CDS encoding methyltransferase, which produces MPNYLTTAASGQDLVWLLDTDPAQRGSATNASGPITVADNTPCGGAMTTDADRALSPVPLMQLTTGFWASKTLAAAHELDLFSRLSGTPGTTAGELAEALAIEERPADMLLTGCAALGLLVKNGRRYVNSPLADEFLVRGKPYYFGGFVQMLDQRLYPGWGRLAEAIRTNRPTTWDPDRQSSLFDGEDPELLSVFWEAMHSISTFTARALGESVDLSGARKLLDVGGGSAAFDIELCRLYPDLAATVYELPQIAHIAAGKVKEADLSDRIETVAGDFFADPSLPGGHDTILLSMILHDWAEDRCRTILRKCWAALPSGGQVIVAELLVNDTRTGPPAAALMSLNMLVETEGRNYTPAEYGAWLAELGCQDIRTVWFEAAGANGAVIGRKP; this is translated from the coding sequence GTGCCGAACTACCTCACGACGGCAGCAAGTGGGCAGGACCTGGTCTGGCTGTTGGACACCGATCCGGCGCAGCGTGGCAGCGCAACCAACGCTTCGGGGCCGATCACGGTCGCCGACAACACACCTTGTGGAGGTGCCATGACCACGGACGCCGATCGAGCACTCTCGCCCGTCCCCTTGATGCAATTGACGACCGGCTTCTGGGCATCCAAGACGCTCGCCGCAGCCCACGAGCTCGACCTGTTCTCTCGTCTGTCCGGCACGCCCGGCACGACGGCAGGAGAGCTTGCCGAGGCACTCGCGATCGAGGAGCGACCGGCGGACATGCTGCTCACCGGATGCGCAGCGCTCGGACTGCTCGTGAAGAACGGCCGCCGCTATGTCAACAGCCCGCTTGCCGACGAGTTCCTGGTGCGCGGCAAGCCCTACTACTTCGGCGGCTTCGTACAGATGCTCGACCAGCGGCTCTATCCGGGCTGGGGCCGGCTGGCTGAGGCGATCCGGACCAACCGCCCGACCACCTGGGATCCGGACCGGCAGAGCTCGCTCTTCGACGGCGAGGATCCCGAGCTGCTCTCGGTGTTCTGGGAGGCGATGCACTCGATCTCGACGTTCACCGCTCGCGCCCTGGGCGAAAGCGTCGATCTGAGCGGTGCCCGCAAGCTGCTGGACGTCGGCGGTGGCTCCGCAGCATTCGACATCGAACTATGCCGGCTCTATCCCGACCTCGCCGCAACCGTCTACGAGCTGCCGCAGATCGCCCACATCGCCGCCGGGAAAGTCAAGGAAGCAGACCTCTCGGACCGGATCGAGACTGTGGCTGGTGACTTCTTCGCCGATCCTTCGCTGCCCGGTGGGCACGACACGATCCTGCTGTCCATGATTCTGCACGACTGGGCGGAGGACCGGTGCCGCACGATCCTCCGGAAATGCTGGGCAGCCCTGCCGAGCGGTGGACAGGTGATCGTCGCCGAACTGCTCGTCAACGACACGCGAACCGGTCCGCCCGCCGCAGCGTTGATGAGCCTCAACATGCTGGTCGAGACCGAGGGCCGCAACTACACCCCGGCCGAGTACGGCGCCTGGTTGGCCGAGCTTGGCTGCCAAGACATCCGCACGGTCTGGTTCGAGGCCGCCGGGGCGAACGGCGCCGTCATCGGCCGGAAGCCGTGA
- a CDS encoding dihydrofolate reductase family protein: MGRVVFDISMSLDGYMTAAGQTADEPLGPGGQRLNEWAFGTDEQNQDYLASQVAGLGAVITGRTTYDTSLPWWGADGPSGPARRPVFVLTHSAPQDPPTGGVYTFVVDGIESALSQAQAAAGDQAVCIMGGANIGQQFLAAGLVEEISVHLVPVLFGAGTRMFDHLGPDHLQLEALGAVATPAAIHTRFGVPPRQ, from the coding sequence ATGGGGCGCGTGGTTTTCGACATCAGCATGTCCTTGGACGGCTACATGACTGCCGCCGGGCAGACCGCGGACGAGCCGTTGGGTCCGGGCGGTCAGCGGCTCAACGAGTGGGCCTTCGGGACGGACGAGCAGAACCAGGACTACCTGGCCAGCCAGGTCGCCGGGCTGGGTGCGGTCATCACCGGTCGGACGACCTACGACACGTCCCTGCCCTGGTGGGGTGCGGACGGTCCGAGCGGGCCGGCCCGGCGACCGGTGTTCGTGCTCACCCACTCCGCGCCGCAAGATCCGCCGACCGGGGGCGTCTACACCTTCGTGGTCGACGGCATCGAGAGTGCCCTGAGCCAGGCCCAGGCCGCCGCCGGTGACCAGGCGGTCTGCATCATGGGCGGCGCGAACATCGGGCAACAGTTCCTGGCGGCCGGTCTCGTCGAGGAGATCTCGGTGCATCTGGTCCCGGTGCTGTTCGGTGCCGGTACCCGCATGTTCGACCACCTCGGTCCTGACCACCTGCAACTGGAGGCCCTGGGCGCGGTGGCCACACCGGCCGCCATCCACACCCGGTTCGGTGTCCCGCCGCGGCAGTAG